A genome region from Sphaeramia orbicularis chromosome 19, fSphaOr1.1, whole genome shotgun sequence includes the following:
- the socs3b gene encoding suppressor of cytokine signaling 3b, translating into MVTFGRQNRLLAMSGVTPPEGRVQGSNFTPHHYKPFSSHAHYQQVMCALRKLQESGFYWGAVGGREASSLLRSEPPGTFLIRDSSDHHHFFALSVQTTRGIKNLRIHSEDGGFFLQPDPQSTHEPPQFDCVLKLIAHYMGKGPDHRAGEREVKGQHVYLIHTGGEKIPLELRRPLSSSLSSLQHLCRRTLNNRGLAGSEPPEQLPHTLRDFLEEYDAPI; encoded by the exons ATGGTAACCTTCGGCAGACAGAACCGCCTCCTCGCCATGAGCGGCGTGACCCCCCCGGAGGGCAGGGTTCAGGGGTCCAACTTTACCCCCCATCACTATAAACCCTTCAGCTCACATGCACATTACCAGCAG GTGATGTGTGCACTGCGTAAACTCCAGGAGAGTGGGTTTTACTGGGGGGCTGTGGGTGGGAGAGAGGCCAGCTCCCTGCTGCGCTCAGAACCTCCCGGCACTTTCCTGATCCGAGACTCCTCCGATCATCACCACTTTTTCGCCCTTTCTGTCCAGACCACACGTGGGATAAAGAACCTGCGAATTCACAGTGAGGACGGCGGCTTCTTCTTACAGCCCGACCCCCAAAGCACCCATGAACCCCCGCAATTTGACTGTGTGCTAAAGCTAATAGCACACTACATGGGGAAGGGGCCAGATCATAGAGCAGGAGAGAGAGAAGTGAAAGGGCAGCATGTGTACCTGATTCATACTGGTGGGGAGAAGATTCCCTTGGAGTTGCGCCGTCCCCTTTCCTCTTCTCTTTCCTCGCTGCAGCATCTGTGCAGGAGGACCTTGAACAACAGAGGCCTCGCGGGGTCAGAGCCGCCAGAGCAGCTCCCTCATACACTTAGAGACTTCTTGGAGGAGTATGATGCTCCTATATGA